Genomic window (Thermaerobacter sp. FW80):
GCCGCCCGCCGCTGGAGCACGAGGCGAACCGTCTGCGGGGTCATGCCCGTAGTGCTCAGGCGGCCGCCCTTGTAGGCCCGCACGAATAGCGGCCCGTCCCAGTCGCCCCGGATGGAGAGATAGGCTTCGAGCGCCTGGGCGGCGCCGTTGTCCAGGAAGATCATGCGATGCTTGTTGCGCTTGCCCCGGACCCGGAGGCGGAAGGTGCCTTCGCCCACCC
Coding sequences:
- a CDS encoding tyrosine-type recombinase/integrase — protein: MGEGTFRLRVRGKRNKHRMIFLDNGAAQALEAYLSIRGDWDGPLFVRAYKGGRLSTTGMTPQTVRLVLQRRAAAAGVAHVSPHDLRRSCVSDMLDAGVDAVTVANHVGHASVETTRRYDRRGERALQQAARSLHVPFFGGPLVK